The genome window ATTGAAAGTTAAAGATTTTCccttaaataaatgtctgttaagtcTATCGCTGAATGGCTTAATACAATTGTGTCTGTGGCAACATTGGTAAAAAATGCTTTCCTCATGCAACAGAGCATTTCCTACTCTTGCAGCTTCAGATTAAAAGTATTTAACTGGCAAAACAAAAATTGACTTATATTATGAAGCAGCCAAGGGAAATACAATGTTTTCAGTAAGCTTTGCAATTGTTGCTATTGTTCATCAGAGACAGTCTGCAAAACAAGACAACGgccattttctgctttttttgaCAGTGCATCATCTTGAAATATTGCAGcgagcagccacagtgagctgttcagatgaacagctgcaggcaacaggctgcacacctgtactgtgccctgctgtctgcagactcacggcatgtgcagcataaaatcagatcatGTTTGCCCacagaatgatgaaaaaaagGCCAATTATTGCCTGCCTTTTTGATGAATATACcaatagtttgttttgctgcccccagaaTTATATGATTTGTAGTATTACACCACATTCGCTATTATCATCAGAGAGtacaggtgtcgccaaatctTCGAGATTGAAACTTTACAGAGGACAAATGCATGCCCCACAGCTTCAGTTAGCAGGAGCACAAGGCCTCCTGGCTTCACATTACCTGGTGCGCCCTGCATATTAGGTCCATGTCGTGTTTGTGCAAAAATTTGGCCACCACATCTGCCCCGAATGTGAAGGAGACACCGCGGTCGTTTTCACCCCAGCCCAGCACATCTTTGTCTGGATCGGCCCACAGCAAGTCACATAACAAACCCTGGTCAGGCACATCTGTGGGTCGCATTACTCTGCGGATCTGCTCCATAGACTGAAGATCAGGAGAGAGGCCTGGAGAGGGACAATACACCCATCTTAGTCTGGCTCTTTTCATGTAACGTGCATCATCAAAATCCTCATGACATCTTATATTAACAAGGCCTACCTCCATGACAGCAGAAGATTTTCTCATCTACAATCGCAGCCACGGGTAAACAGTTGAAGCAGTCTGTGAACGTCTTCCACAGCTTAATGTTATACCGTCGCTTACCTACCAAcaaaagaggagatgaaaactTAGTACAAGAGTCGAGAGAACACATCTGGCATTCTTCCTGTTTACAAAAGCATGTTACACTTACACTCATCATAAAAGCCATAGATTCGATTAATAGAGGCGCATTCATGGTTTCCACGCAGCAGGAAAAAGTTCTCTGGATATTTAATCTTGTAGGCTAGAAGGAGGCAGATAGTCTCCAGTGACTGCTTCCCTCTGTCTACGTAGTCACCCAGGAACAGGTAGTTGCTTTCTGGGGGGAAGCCTCCATATTCGAACAGCCGAAGCAGATCATAGTACTGACCGTGGACATCacctgcagagggcagcagaggaatTCAATTTAAACACCATACTTTCACTGCTGCTGCGAGTAGCTGCTTTTGTATGCACAGTCCACAGTTATAAACTAAGACAATTGGTAAATACAGATGAGCAAACTGTCCACTAAATCATGAATAAAACCTCAAGTATTGGTTATCTTCTCCTGCAAAGAGTCCATCTACAGTGCAACATCTTAGACTTTATGATATCCCACACTTGGTCTTGATGCATTATTGATACTCACTGACCACTATATTAAAACTCACCACAGATTTTGAGGGGAGCTTCTAGCTCAAGCAGGATTGGCTGGCTCAGGAAGATTTCGCGGGACTTTAAGCAAAGGCCACGGATCTCACTTTCTGTCAGCTGGACGTTCTTCCCTGGCCGAGAGCCcttgactgaaaaaaaagggagataaagagacagatgttttatggACGATACAATGATACCACAAAGACACACCTATGCTAAGAGCTGTAAGAATAATTCAATGAAGAAGGACATAGGACAGAAACGTGATCCTTGGGATAAAAGCCAGACCACCAGACTGGGAAATTAACACCTCCCACCAGCCAAATGCTGGCAAATTCTGTTAGCAGTGCAGTCTAACAGCCACTTTTGCAGGTAACCATATCATTCAGACATAAAATCATACTCTATTAATTTTGGAAATCAGTTACTAATACAAGATACACACTTAATGTCTATCATACAACAACACAAGGAGGTGAGTTTGTGCAGTGTGCACAGAGATGCTGCATCTGAAAAAACATGATCAGTGGAAACTAGCCTGACACTGTCAGCCTCAAAAGCACATCTTTGTGCTTTGGTGGCAGTTCAGACCTGGGCTATGGGAAAGACACAAAACCCACTTCCCCCTTCTAGCTGATGTGGCTGCAGTTAAGACATTGCAAACACGCAATTAGGACTTGCTTACTGTGCACTGTGTGCAAAGACTGGTACGCCATGGACTGTAATAACACTGTTTCAAGTCACCAATAAGGCCAAATAACTGGttgtaaaataaagttaaagcaAATATAAACTGTGTTTCTCATGTAATAAAGTAACATTCTGTTGTTGCCATCCGGCTACATTCACTGATGTTATCAGAAGAATTCAGCAGGTTTGTCAAGTCTCTCCTTGTCATGCTTTTCACACTTACCACACATACTGAACAGAGCCAAACACAAATCATGATAAAGACTTGAACAATGTACCCAATTTATTTTCCTGACAGATTTGTCATAAATTGACAGTACATTAATACTTGCTGTCACGGCTCAAATGCCAGAAAAGGTAAGAATGTgatgacagcaacagaaaaacaccttaaaaaataaacaaataaaagttgGTAGACTCACAGTTATTCTCAAATGATTTATATCAAACTAGCACAACTGCTCATAATTCAGATCAAAATATTTGCAATGACATGCCAACCATAGGGTGTGGACATGACTATATCTCAGTGACTGTGTATGTACTGTGGCCTTATGCAAGACTGCCCCTGACGGAGTATGAAATCtagtttgtttgtgtcactgaCAGAGTCAATCACACCACCCATTCCTTCATTTGCTGCTCAATGCCAAAGCAAATCCCAACACAAACTGTACAAGCCTACTAATGAGGAGTCTCATTCCCACCCAACAAATTCTATCATGGTCTACTGAACAGGTAATGTACGTATAGTGGGGACAGAACTGCCTCCAACCATCTCTGTGACAATTATTTTCAAGTCATCAGAATTCTCTCAAATATGTTTATGGGTTTGATTGAACATTTGTCAGGTGTGGTCTGGCTAAGAGACAAATAGACAAGTGATTTCACCTTTAAATGCCAAACAATCAAAGTGACAAAGGTCAAGGGTGAGTAATGACAGCAAAACTACAGCTCTAGTCAAACTACACCTGCTTTACAACATTAAGTCTCTAATTGTACTTCTTACTACTGGCAAAACTAGAAGCAAGTTCAGAGGTAAAGCTACACAACTTTGTCTGAAATGATATTTATTTGGTCAATACTGAGATCACAATTACTCATGATGGGTAACCGTCCAATAAAAATGGTATTCCAGTTAAAAATCACCACTTTCACTTTGTAACTATTAAGCAATCACATTAAACTGGTTTCAAATTTATCCTGTCTCTTTTACAGGAAATCAATGTCACCTTATAAGCAAAAGcttaataataatcatcacaATAAAATGACTACACTAATGGCACAAGAGCAGCATTCAAACAAATAAGGATTCAATCTCCATGTCCAAATGCTGTTTCCTTATACTTGCCGGTTGCTTTTGTGGTAAAAATGCTTTTGTCTGTGATGACAACTGTAGAGCAGAGAGCCACTGATCACAGCGCCCATCAAAGAAACATTGGTGACTGATCAGACAGTTTTCCAGTGATTGGTTAAGCAGTTTCCATGTGAACACAGAGCTCTTAATTTAATGTACCCGGGCAGGCACTTCAAACATCATTTAACATGTgaccaaatgattaaaaatCCGTGTAAAAATCAGGATTTAAATTATTACAAAGGAGAAACCTCATAACAACTGCTGGTTAACTCTTAAATAGTAACTTCTGATAAACTGCCACAGATTGGATCATTGCTACTGT of Chelmon rostratus isolate fCheRos1 chromosome 17, fCheRos1.pri, whole genome shotgun sequence contains these proteins:
- the ppp1caa gene encoding protein phosphatase 1, catalytic subunit, alpha isozyme a; this encodes MAEPDKLNIDSIIQRLLEVKGSRPGKNVQLTESEIRGLCLKSREIFLSQPILLELEAPLKICGDVHGQYYDLLRLFEYGGFPPESNYLFLGDYVDRGKQSLETICLLLAYKIKYPENFFLLRGNHECASINRIYGFYDECKRRYNIKLWKTFTDCFNCLPVAAIVDEKIFCCHGGLSPDLQSMEQIRRVMRPTDVPDQGLLCDLLWADPDKDVLGWGENDRGVSFTFGADVVAKFLHKHDMDLICRAHQVVEDGYEFFAKRQLVTLFSAPNYCGEFDNAGAMMSVDETLMCSFQILKPADKKLYPYGGGGGMGSGRPVTPPRNSAKSAKAKK